TCTCAGCGCCACGTGTGCGATGGGACGGGTAAGGCAGCGTTCGCGCGCCGCCGACGACCTTCGCGGGACAGCGGCGCGTTGCGATGAACCCTCCGCGTCAGCGTGCGCCGGGACGCATCGCAGCCGCGGTGTCCGTCGCAACGGCCAGCGCGTCGGTGAGCGGTCGGTCGAGCAGTTCCACGAGGTCGGGGCTGGAGTTGCTGAGGAACCCATGGCGGACGCTGGTGGCGATCGAGGCGAGCATCGGCGGCTGGAACGGCAGCAGTGCGTCGTCCGCGAGGAGCCGGGCGCGGTACTCGGTGAGCCCGATCGCTCGGTGGGTGACGTCGAGACGTTCGGCGATGTCGCCGGCGGTGATCGGGTCGCCGACCAGGTCGTAGCTCTTGTCGACGTGCGCGGTCGGGTGGCTGGCAACGATGGCTGCGGCTGCGGCCAGGTCCGCCCGAGCCACCGCGGAGAGAGCGCCATCACCAAAAGGTGACTCCAGGACATCGGGTGTCCACGTCAACAACGCTCCGAACAGCTCGGCGTAGAGCCCGTTGCGCAAGATCGTCCACCCAAGCCCGCTGGCCTTGACCAGGTCCTCAGTGGCGCGGTGGGCGAGCGCGAACCCGAGATGATCCCCGGTGCCGGTCAGGCTGGTGTAGACCACGTGCGCGACGCCGTCGCGGACCGCAGCGTCTAGAAGGGCCCGGTGGCGAGCGATGACCTGGTCGTCCTCGGCATACCCGGCCGAGACCAGGACCAGCGTCGAGACACCGGTGAGGTCCAGGCTGGTGGGGGCGTCGAAGTCAAGGTGGCGCTGCCCGTCGGCGGGTGTTCGGCTGCCACCCAGGGCGGGCACCTTCCGGTCGGCCAACTCCTGGAGCGTGAGGGAGGCGAGCCGTCCGTTCGCGCCGGTAACCATGATCATTGCGGCTCCGTCTCCTGCCGTGGTTCTCTTCAGTGACTACG
This genomic window from Streptomyces thermolilacinus SPC6 contains:
- a CDS encoding NAD(P)H-binding protein translates to MIMVTGANGRLASLTLQELADRKVPALGGSRTPADGQRHLDFDAPTSLDLTGVSTLVLVSAGYAEDDQVIARHRALLDAAVRDGVAHVVYTSLTGTGDHLGFALAHRATEDLVKASGLGWTILRNGLYAELFGALLTWTPDVLESPFGDGALSAVARADLAAAAAIVASHPTAHVDKSYDLVGDPITAGDIAERLDVTHRAIGLTEYRARLLADDALLPFQPPMLASIATSVRHGFLSNSSPDLVELLDRPLTDALAVATDTAAAMRPGAR